A single region of the Microtus ochrogaster isolate Prairie Vole_2 chromosome 2, MicOch1.0, whole genome shotgun sequence genome encodes:
- the Hrasls gene encoding phospholipid-metabolizing enzyme A-C1 produces MEFSDCFSLARPHNPRPGDLIEVFRPGYQHWALYLGDGYVINIAPIDGIPSAFTSAKSVFSTKALVKMQLLKDVVGNDTYRINNKYDTTHQPLPVEEVMQRSEFAIGQEVAYDLLVNNCEHFVTLLRYGEGVSEQANRAISTIGLVVAAIDIFAFLGLFPKKQRTKY; encoded by the exons ATGGAGTTTAGTGACTGCTTCAGTCTGGCCCGTCCTCACAACCCTCGCCCAGGAGACTTGATTGAAGTGTTCCGCCCTGGCTATCAGCACTGGGCGCTGTACTTGGGTGATGGTTATGTTATCAACATTGCACCTATCG ATGGCATTCCTTCAGCCTTTACAAGCGCCAAGTCTGTGTTCAGCACCAAGGCCTTAGTGAAAATGCAGCTTCTGAAGGACGTTGTGGGAAACGACACCTACAGAATAAATAACAAGTACGATACAACTCACCAACCTCTCCCCGTGGAGGAAGTGATGCAGCGCTCCGAGTTCGCCATTGGGCAGGAGGTGGCCTATGACTTACTGGTCAACAACTGCGAGCATTTTGTGACCTTGCTCCGCTATGGAGAAGGAGTGTCAGAACAG gCCAACCGAGCAATAAGCACCATTGGATTGGTGGTGGCTGCTATTGATATCTTCGCGTTCCTCGGCTTgtttccaaagaaacaaagaacaaaatattag